In bacterium, the genomic window GAAAAGACTCGCTCGAAGATGGTCGGCAATTATTCGAGCTGAGCTTTCTTCGTATTGTTTCGAATTTGCTTTAATCAGCTCGATACTTTTTTCAAATAAATCTGTTTCGTAACCACTTTTCTTCCCATTCAAAACCGCCAAGGCTCTTTCCAGACCCATGCCAGTATCAACACTTTGCATCGGCAATTTTTCTAGCGTCCCATCCTCCCAGCGATTGTATTCCATGAACACATCATTCCAAATTTCTACCCAACGACTATCAGCGTCAACCGAACCCTCCGGACCGGAATCACCGGTCCAATAAAACATTTCCGTGTCTGGTCCACACGGACCAAACGGTTCTTTGAATTCACCACTATCTTGTTCCCTTTTAGCAGTTGGCCACCAATTGTGTTCTTTGCCAAGATAAAAAATCCTTTTTTCGGGAATTCCCAGCTCTTGCCAAACTTGAGCTGACTCCTCGTCCCTCGGTGCGTCTTTGTCCCCAGCAAAAACCGAAACGGCTAGTTTTTCGATTGGGATGCTTAGTTCTTTCGTAAGGAATTCAAAGGAAAACTCAATCGCCTCCTTTTTCCAATAGGAACCTTTGGTTCCTGCGCTTCCTTTGGAATCTAAGTCCCCGATTGACCAATTACCAAGCATTTCAAAAAAAGTATGGTGGACTAGGTCTCCGACTTCTTCAATGTCATCGGTGCGTAAACATTTTTGACAATCGGCCAATCTTCTGGATGGTGGTTCTTTTTTCCCGCTCAAGTAAGGAATGAGAGGCTGCATTCCCGCAGAAGTAAAAAGAACTTTTTCTTTGCCTTCAAGTTGTTGGCTCTCATCTGGAACAAGGGGATAAGAGGGAATGATCTTGTGCCCCTGCTTTTCAAAAAATTTTAAGTATTTTTCACGTAGCTGCGCGGCTGTCATTTGGTGAATTATATGAAACCAAGGTAGTCTTTGCAATCAAGTGGGCCAAACTAACTTTCTTTTTGCAGTTTTGAAGTCTTGTAAATCTCGGGTTTTAGGCCGCGAAGACGTACAATTTTTACTTCTCCTAGCCGATGCCTTCTTAAATCTCTTTTTAACTCCGCTACTGTCGGTTTCTGATCATAGCCCAAAGCTAAAATATCTATTTTGTGGCTTCTCAAAGTACGGTAAAAGTTGTGGGTTTTAGAGCCGAGGATGACCTGGTCTGCTAGTTTAAACCTTCTAATTTTTTGCGCCCGGCTTTTTTCTGAGTTCAATGGAAGTTTATTTTTGACCCGCTGAACGTGAAAGTCCCGAGCAACCACCACCAACAAGGAGTCACCCAGTTTCTTGGCTTGCTTGAGAAAACTTGCGTGTCCTGGATGGAAAACATCAAAAGTTCCAAAGATAACTACTTTTTTCATTTTTATTTTGTCTTGGGAATTTTACTCTTCTTTGAAGTTCGAATCTAGTTTTTCTTTTGTCTGGTCCAAAATTTTGTTTCCTTCTTTTTCCAGTTTCTTTTTAAACTCCTTGCCTTGCGGGGTGGAAAAAAACCAAGATAAACCAACTCCAAGAAGTACGCCAAATAAAAGGCCTTTGAAAATTCCGTCGGAGCGCTCTTCAGAATCTTTACTCATCTTTTTTTCCTTTTGAATCCTTGCTAAAACTTTTTTTGAAGGCTAGTGCAAGACTGAGAAAATCTTTGGCAAGACTGACATACTCCGAGGCAGAAAAGGTTGGTCGAAAGATTTTGTTTTCCAAAAAACTCACCATTGCTTCGGCTCGGGAGAGAACATTGCGAATTTTTCTGACTCCTTGGTGAATTTCGTAGAGAATAAAAATAATGAGGACGCCAATGCCAATGAGAACCAGCCCAACCGAAATGTAGACGATTTGTAAAAAAGAGGCAGTATCCATGATTTTTTAGCTAGGTTTTGACAATATCACAGTTTATTTTTCGGAGCAAGAGCTAGGGGAAGCTTTTTTCGATCGTTTCCCCTTCTTTACCCAAAATTGACTCTTTCCCCTCAAAGGTAGTTGTAGTTGAGCCGGCGTTGTGACTGATTAAGCGTATTCTTCTTTCGGCCTGAAAGACTCTTTCCGCCCCAGAGGCCAAAACCCCTTCAAAGGAAATTTTGCCGTCAACCTCAGCACTGATACTGACTGCGTTTGGTCCAATTTTTATTTTCAGCTCAACTTTTGTTTTTGGGGGCGGTTCATTTTCAGTTTTTGGACTAACTACTAGCGTTCGCTTTTCAGTAGAAATTTTTCCAAAACGATTGGCGGCAGTGACAGTGATCGTGTTGACCCCTTCCGGGAGACTAACCGCAACTGAAAAACTTCCACCTGGATCAAGCTGCACTTCCTGACCGTTAATTTTCAAAATCGCGTCAGGCCAGGTGCGACCAACTACATTGGCTTGATCTCCTTGGATTTTCGTATTGTCCTTTGGTTCTACGACCTCTAGAAAAGGTGTGCCAGTGAAGCTTCGATACTGAACAAAGAGATAACCGAGGACGAGACTCATCACGACAAGGGCGACAAAACCAGTCACCCAACGAGGAGTCAGACGGAAGCTGGAGGGGTTTTTCAGGATCGTTCGGCGAGGTAGGACAACTTTCTTCTCGTCAAACTCACGGCGGTAGAAAGCGAGGACATCCTCAGCCGAGATCCCAAGAAATTTTCCATAATTTTTAAGTAAACCTCTGACGAAAATCGGCGAGGGAAGGGCTTGCCAAACCCCCTCCTCAAGAAGAAGTAGAGTTTTTTTGCGAATCTTGGTGGCTTGTTCGACGTCTTCAAGGCTCAAGCCCTTGTTTTTTCTGGCTTCCGAAAGGATTTGTCCTACCCGTTTCACGATTTTACTTTCCCAAAAGTAAGAGCAGTATCGCGCGCATAATAAATTTTTAGTTTTTCAAAAACAAGCCTTAGCGCGATATAAACTTTTTTTAATATATTAGCTTAGTTGCTTCTACGCTTCTTGTCCTTCCCCCCCTCCAAGGACCCGGGCAGGATCTTTGACGAGCACATCTCGAGCTTTTGATCCGTCTTGACTGCCAACCACTCCAGCAGCTTCCAGTTCGTCCAAAATCCGAGCTGCCCGAGCGTAACCAACCGAGAGTTTTCTTTGCAAAAGCGAAGCACTAGCACGATCAAATTGGCAAACTATCCGAACCGCTTCTTCAAAAAGTTCGTCTTGGGAGCCTCCCCCGTTTCCAACTCTTCCAGCTCTAGCATTGACGGGCATAGTGGTTACTTCTTCAGTATACTGCGGTTCAACTCCAGATTTTTTCAAAAACTCGATCAGCTTGTTGGTTTCCGGTTCGGAAACAAAAACTCCTTGGATACGTTGCGGTTTTGAAGCGTCTGGGGGAACATAAAGCATGTCTCCTCGGCCGAGAAGTTTATCGGCCCCAACTTGGTCAATGATGACACGAGAATCGACCTGAGAAGCAACGTTGAAAGCAATACGCGCTGGGATATTAGCCTTGATCAGACCGGTAATAACATCAACACTAGGTCGCTGGGTGGCCAAAATCATATGAATCCCTGTCGCTCGACTCATTTGGGCTAAACGAGTAATCGCGTCTTCGACTTCGACCGGAGCAAAGAGCATCAAGTCAGCGAGCTCATCGATAATAATGATGATGTAAGGCAGGGCCTGAAAACCACTCATCTCGTTGAAAGAATCGATGTTGCGTGCTCCGACTTCAGCAAATTTTTTGTACCTTTTTTCCATTTCCGTGACCGCCCATTTTAGTGCAGAAATGACTTTTTCTGCTTCGGTGATAACCGGGGTAAGAAGGTGGGGAATTCCGTTCCAGCCCGAAAGCTCAACTATCTTCGGGTCCACTAGAATTAATTTAACCTCGGATGGCGTTGCCCGAAAAAGTAAGGTGGCAATAAAAGCATTTATGGCGACACTTTTTCCTGATCCGGTCGAGCCGGCGATAAGAACGTGCGGCATTCTTGCTAAGTCTGTCACCAAGGGACTGCCAGAAACATCGAGCCCCAAAGCAAGACTAATCTTTGATTTTGCCTTCTGCATTGAACCAGAAACCAAAACTGATTTGAGAGGAACTGTTTCCGGAGTGATGTTGGGAACTTCAATACCTACCAAGGATTTTCCCGGAATCGGGGCTTCAATTCGCACTGTTCCGGTCGGGGCGGCTAGTCCAAGAGCAATGTCGTTGGCTAGTGAAGTAATTTTAGTCAGTTTGGTTCCCAGCGCAATTTCGAGTGCGTACTGAGTCACCGCCGGTCCCATGTTGACTTCAACTACGCGTGCCTGAATACCAAAACTTTCGAGCGTTTTCTCAATGACAGCGGCACTGTTTTTTATATCCCCACGAACTGCTTTCGAACCAATCGTTTCTGAAAGCATGTCGAGCGGGGGGTATTCCCAAACTTGGTTCTCCGCTGGCAGATTGCTCACCATCGCTGTAGTCAAAGCAGTTGGATCGACTGGATCTTTTTCTTTACTTTCGTCCATACCCTTGGTCTTAAAGGGCAACCTTTCGTCTTTTGGCTCTTTGTTTCTTAACTCCGCAATTTTACTGTAAGCATTTTTACTACCAGCAAAGCCAAGCCCAAAAGCTTGCCCCAAAAGTTCAAAAGTCCTCTCCAGCGAGGTATTAAAGATAACGACAAAGGAAGCAATACTCAGAACGAGAAAAGTAAACCCAGCTCCGAGACTAGATAAAAAAGTAGCGGTGAAGTTAAAGAGATAGCGACCAACTATTCCAGCCGCTGAAGGAAAAAACCAAGCCGTAAGCGCGTCTAAGCAAATAATAAAACCGGCCAGTCCTGCGGCAGTGTTGGCTGAAACGAAACTCCAGCGAGCCTTGAGAGCAAGTAGTGCAGCTTCCGCCATGGCAAAGGGAACCAAAAAGGTCAGCCAACCAAAATAATCAAACAGTTTTAATTTAACTATCTCGGCTAGCCCGGGACCACCAAAAAATGCTAGTAAACTTAGAATTGAAGCCAGTAGCAAAAAGAGTCCA contains:
- a CDS encoding DNA translocase FtsK, giving the protein MAYRSRRYGSRSPFKLKIKKKTAQTVAGLFLLLASILSLLAFFGGPGLAEIVKLKLFDYFGWLTFLVPFAMAEAALLALKARWSFVSANTAAGLAGFIICLDALTAWFFPSAAGIVGRYLFNFTATFLSSLGAGFTFLVLSIASFVVIFNTSLERTFELLGQAFGLGFAGSKNAYSKIAELRNKEPKDERLPFKTKGMDESKEKDPVDPTALTTAMVSNLPAENQVWEYPPLDMLSETIGSKAVRGDIKNSAAVIEKTLESFGIQARVVEVNMGPAVTQYALEIALGTKLTKITSLANDIALGLAAPTGTVRIEAPIPGKSLVGIEVPNITPETVPLKSVLVSGSMQKAKSKISLALGLDVSGSPLVTDLARMPHVLIAGSTGSGKSVAINAFIATLLFRATPSEVKLILVDPKIVELSGWNGIPHLLTPVITEAEKVISALKWAVTEMEKRYKKFAEVGARNIDSFNEMSGFQALPYIIIIIDELADLMLFAPVEVEDAITRLAQMSRATGIHMILATQRPSVDVITGLIKANIPARIAFNVASQVDSRVIIDQVGADKLLGRGDMLYVPPDASKPQRIQGVFVSEPETNKLIEFLKKSGVEPQYTEEVTTMPVNARAGRVGNGGGSQDELFEEAVRIVCQFDRASASLLQRKLSVGYARAARILDELEAAGVVGSQDGSKARDVLVKDPARVLGGGEGQEA
- a CDS encoding helix-turn-helix domain-containing protein yields the protein MKRVGQILSEARKNKGLSLEDVEQATKIRKKTLLLLEEGVWQALPSPIFVRGLLKNYGKFLGISAEDVLAFYRREFDEKKVVLPRRTILKNPSSFRLTPRWVTGFVALVVMSLVLGYLFVQYRSFTGTPFLEVVEPKDNTKIQGDQANVVGRTWPDAILKINGQEVQLDPGGSFSVAVSLPEGVNTITVTAANRFGKISTEKRTLVVSPKTENEPPPKTKVELKIKIGPNAVSISAEVDGKISFEGVLASGAERVFQAERRIRLISHNAGSTTTTFEGKESILGKEGETIEKSFP
- a CDS encoding adenylyltransferase/cytidyltransferase family protein, which encodes MKKVVIFGTFDVFHPGHASFLKQAKKLGDSLLVVVARDFHVQRVKNKLPLNSEKSRAQKIRRFKLADQVILGSKTHNFYRTLRSHKIDILALGYDQKPTVAELKRDLRRHRLGEVKIVRLRGLKPEIYKTSKLQKES